One Alligator mississippiensis isolate rAllMis1 chromosome 1, rAllMis1, whole genome shotgun sequence genomic window carries:
- the LOC132249513 gene encoding E3 ubiquitin-protein ligase TRIM39-like: MQGDGDVTLDPDTAHPNLILSEDRKSVQHRDTRQDLPDTPERFDPCPCVLGSEGFTGGRRYWEVGVGDKTEWYMGVCRESVRRKGDVTLSPGRGYWVVWLEDGGHKPCTSPWTPLPVRVRPRRVGVFLDYEGGEVSFYNVTDRSHLFTFTDTFSGTLRPFFSPGLNAGGTNAAPLTLCPVPAQP; the protein is encoded by the exons GGCGATG GGGACGTGACTCTGGACCCAGACACGGCTCATCCCAACCTCATCCTGTCTGAGGATCGGAAATCTGTACAACACAGAGACACCCGACAGGATCTGCCCGACACCCCCGAGAGATTTGATCCTTGTCCCTGTGTCCTGGGCTCGGAGGGGTTCACAGGCGGGAGGCGCtactgggaggtgggggtgggagacaaGACAGAGTGGTACATGGGcgtgtgcagggagtctgtgcgCAGGAAGGGGGATGTCACACTGTCACCTGGCCGTGGATACTGGGTCGTGTGGCTGGAAGATGGAGGACACAagccctgcacctccccctggaCCCCCCTCCCCGTGCGCGTGCGGCCCAGGCGGGTGGGGGTTTTCCTGGACTACGAGGGGGGCGAGGTCTCATTTTACAACGTGACCGacaggtcccatctcttcactttcactgacaccTTCTCCGGGACCCTGCGCCCTTTCTTCAGTCCTGGTCTCAATGCTGGGGGCACCAACGCggctcccctgaccctgtgcccggtcccagcccagccctga